The following are encoded together in the Salvia hispanica cultivar TCC Black 2014 chromosome 6, UniMelb_Shisp_WGS_1.0, whole genome shotgun sequence genome:
- the LOC125195947 gene encoding cytochrome b6-f complex iron-sulfur subunit 1, chloroplastic-like, whose amino-acid sequence MASSTTLSSSIIPSQLCCSKNGMNRCTNLAAVKVGKGKGMKVRCMASVPADRVPDMGKRELMNLLLLGAIALPSTGMLLPYTYFFVPPGSGGGGGGTPAKDALGNDIVAEEWIKTHGPGDRTLTQGLKGDPTYLVVENDKTLATYGINAVCTHLGCVVPWNKAENKFMCPCHGSQYNNQGKVVRGPAPLSLALAHADIDDGKVIFVPWVETDFRTGEEPWWS is encoded by the exons ATGGCTTCCTCAACAACGCTCTCCTCCTCCATCATCCCTTCTCAG CTCTGCTGCAGCAAGAATGGGATGAACCGTTGCACAAATTTGGCGGCGGTGAAGGTCGGAAAGGGGAAGGGGATGAAGGTTAGGTGCATGGCCAGCGTGCCGGCCGACCGGGTGCCGGATATGGGGAAGAGAGAGCTGATGAATCTGCTGCTTCTCGGCGCCATTGCTCTTCCTTCAACCGGGATGTTGTTGCCCTACACTTACTTCTTTGTTCCACCTGG TTCTGGAGGGGGTGGTGGTGGCACTCCGGCAAAGGATGCTTTGGGGAACGACATCGTTGCAGAGGAATGGATCAAAACGCACGGACCCGGTGACCGGACCCTCACGCAGGGATTGAAG GGTGATCCTACGTACCTCGTTGTGGAGAACGACAAAACACTTGCAACCTATGGTATCAACGCCGTCTGCACTCATCTTGGTTGTGTTGTGCCGTGGAACAAGGCTGAGAACAAGTTCATGTGCCCGTGCCACGGATCACAATACAACAACCAAGGGAAAGTTGTCAGAGGACCTGCTCCCTTG TCTTTGGCTTTGGCTCATGCAGATATTGATGATGGGAAGGTGATTTTTGTTCCATGGGTGGAGACTGATTTTAGAACTGGAGAGGAGCCATGGTGGTCTTAG
- the LOC125195946 gene encoding transcription factor MYB102-like: MGRSPCCDKNGLKKGPWTPEEDEKLSRYIHAHGAGNWRNLPKNAGLERCGKSCRLRWINYLRPDIKRGRFSFEEEETIIQLHSVLGNKWSAIAERLPGRTDNEIKNYWNTHVRKRLLRTGIDPVTHAPRLDMLDLSSLLTSPQLNLASLLRLQTLLNPEALRLAMSLASSHGGGGGAQLLQNQPQAAVQPNHFENIVDQQIPPNPINNDSFQCQQMVQDNLMGANLSQNSSFENVNLDSFSLNRSPSIINGGGEDERERFCSDLLRFESLNFEDFM, translated from the exons ATGGGAAGATCACCTTGCTGCGACAAAAATGGCCTCAAGAAGGGGCCGTGGACGCCCGAAGAAGACGAGAAGCTCAGTCGATACATCCACGCCCACGGTGCCGGAAATTGGAgaaatcttcccaaaaatGCTG GTCTTGAAAGATGTGGGAAGAGTTGTAGGCTGCGTTGGATTAATTACTTGAGGCCAGATATCAAAAGAGGAAGATTTTcatttgaagaagaagaaactatAATCCAACTTCATAGTGTTCTTGGCAACAA ATGGTCGGCGATTGCCGAGCGTCTGCCCGGGAGAACAGACAACGAGATAAAAAACTACTGGAACACCCACGTCCGGAAGCGTCTGCTCCGGACGGGGATCGACCCAGTGACCCACGCGCCTCGTCTCGACATGCTCGACCTCTCGTCGCTCCTCACCTCGCCGCAGCTCAACCTGGCGAGCCTCCTCCGCCTCCAGACGCTCCTAAACCCGGAGGCGCTGAGGCTCGCCATGAGCCTCGCATCGAgccacggcggcggcggcggcgctcAGCTCCTACAAAATCAACCACAAGCGGCGGTCCAACCTAATCACTTTGAAAACATTGTTGATCAACAAATTCCACCAAATCCAATCAACAATGATTCGTTTCAATGTCAACAAATGGTTCAAGACAATTTGATGGGGGCAAATTTGTCACAAAACTCGAGTTTCGAAAATGTTAATTTGGATTCATTTTCTCTCAATAGATCTCCTTCGATTATCaatggaggaggagaagatgagagagagagattctGCAGTGATTTGTTGAGATTTGagagtttgaattttgaagatttcatgtaa
- the LOC125193377 gene encoding malonyl-coenzyme:anthocyanin 5-O-glucoside-6'''-O-malonyltransferase, whose translation MTTTTTTTTTTSTTLLETCHIPPPAAANDLSIPLSFFDIKWLHYHPVRRLLFYHHPSSKSQFLHTIVPHLKQSLSLTLTHYLPVAGNLLYPSNTEKFPQLRYAPGDSVPVTIAESNSDFDTLTGNHARDADQFYDLLPPIPPIEEESDSDWKLINIFAVQITLFPGEGICVGFSNHHCLGDARSIAGFISAWGEINGIGGYEGFLSNHSDPLSLPIFDRSFINDPSKIDAIFWKVMRNIPLKTASFPLPTNRVRSTFLLRRSDIEKLKSATKSPASSFIAAAAYVWSCMVKSGDKSDENAAELFIIPADARGRKDPAIPENYFGNCIVSAVARVERGKLAAEDGFAAAAEAIGAEIEGKLKNRDEILRGAENWMSEIFKCFGMSVLGVSGSPRFDLLKADFGWGKARKLEVLSIDGENYSMSLCSSSDFDGGLEVGLSLPRERMAAFAEVFADGISKL comes from the coding sequence atgacgacgacgacgacgacgacgacaaCGACATCAACAACACTCCTCGAAACATGCCACATTCCGCCGCCCGCGGCGGCCAACGACCTCTCCATCCCCCTCTCCTTCTTCGACATCAAATGGCTCCACTACCACCCCGTCCGCCGCCTCCTCTTCTACCACCACCCTTCCTCCAAATCCCAATTCCTCCACACAATCGTCCCACACCTCAAACAATCCCTCTCCCTCACTCTCACACACTACCTCCCCGTCGCCGGCAACCTCCTCTACCCGTCCAACACCGAAAAATTCCCCCAACTCCGCTACGCCCCCGGGGATTCCGTCCCGGTGACGATCGCCGAGTCCAATTCCGACTTCGACACCCTCACCGGAAACCACGCGCGCGACGCCGATCAGTTCTACGATCTCCTCCCTCCGATTCCTCCGATCGAGGAGGAATCGGATTCGGATTGGAAATTGATCAACATTTTCGCGGTTCAGATCACTCTCTTCCCCGGCGAAGGAATCTGCGTCGGTTTCTCCAATCACCACTGCCTCGGCGACGCCAGATCCATCGCCGGATTCATCTCCGCGTGGGGCGAAATCAACGGAATCGGAGGATACGAAGGATTTTTATCCAATCACAGCGATCCTCTCTCCCTTCCGATTTTCGATCGATCGTTTATCAACGATCCGAGCAAAATCGACGCGATTTTCTGGAAAGTAATGCGAAACATACCTTTGAAAACGGCGTCGTTTCCGCTGCCTACGAACAGAGTCAGATCTACATTCCTCCTCCGCAGATCCGACATCGAGAAGCTGAAATCCGCCACCAAATCGCCGGCGTCGTCGTTTATCGCCGCCGCGGCGTATGTCTGGAGCTGTATGGTGAAATCGGGCGACAAATCCGACGAAAATGCGGCGGAGCTTTTCATCATACCTGCTGACGCCAGGGGGAGGAAGGATCCGGCGATACCGGAGAATTACTTCGGGAATTGCATCGTCAGCGCGGTGGCGCGGGTGGAGCGCGGGAAGCTGGCGGCGGAGGACGGATTCGCGGCGGCGGCTGAGGCAATTGGCGCGGAGATCGAGGGGAAATTGAAGAACAGAGATGAGATTTTGAGAGGAGCGGAGAATTGGATGTCGGAGATCTTCAAATGCTTCGGGATGAGCGTGCTCGGAGTTTCCGGATCGCCGAGATTCGATCTGTTGAAGGCGGATTTTGGATGGGGAAAGGCGAGGAAATTGGAGGTGCTGTCGATTGATGGAGAGAATTACTCAATGTCGCTGTGTAGCTCGAGCGATTTCGATGGCGGATTGGAGGTGGGTTTGTCGTTGCCGAGAGAGAGAATGGCGGCATTTGCAGAGGTGTTTGCTGATGGAATTTCGAAACTTTga
- the LOC125195882 gene encoding malonyl-coenzyme:anthocyanin 5-O-glucoside-6'''-O-malonyltransferase-like: MSTTVLETTGISPPPGSAAELTVPLCFFDIGWLHFHPIRRLIFYNHPCTEAEFSSTIVPNLKHSLSLTLQHFPPVAGNLLYPLDTEKSRPFLRYVSGDTAPLTIAVSGRDFDELTGSHARDSDQFYEFLPPMPPVTEEENYKIAPLIALQATLFPGRGICIGVSNHHCLGDARSVFRFVSAWAETNQSGGDGRFLNCLSPPLFDRSVFGDIKGISDNLWSTTRNIPLTQSSLPVPTNRVRAAFTLRQSDIKKLKDFVMTKKPGLVYISTLAVSVAYTWSAVVKSAATAGEAADEDGTEVLFLPVDGRGRLNALVDPPVPVNYFGNFLGAVAATVEHKKLAAEEGFVAAAEAIADMIKNRVYNKENFLNDLENLLSEMLKLAGLSKFGVSGSPKFDFSNADFGWGKARRFEFLSIDEEKYSMSLCNSPDFEGGLVVGISLPRKRMEAFATIFEDGLKF, translated from the coding sequence ATGTCCACCACCGTGCTCGAAACCACCGGCATCTCCCCTCCTCCCGGCTCCGCCGCCGAGCTGACGGTCCCGCTCTGCTTCTTCGACATCGGGTGGCTGCATTTTCACCCCATCCGCCGCCTCATCTTCTACAACCACCCTTGCACCGAGGCCGAATTCTCCTCCACCATCGTTCCAAACCTCAAAcactccctctctctcacCCTCCAACACTTCCCCCCCGTCGCCGGAAACCTCCTCTACCCTCTCGACACCGAAAAATCCCGCCCCTTCCTCCGCTACGTCTCCGGCGACACCGCCCCCCTCACGATCGCCGTCTCCGGGCGCGACTTCGATGAACTCACCGGCAGCCACGCCCGAGACTCCGACCAATTCTACGAATTCCTCCCCCCGATGCCCCCGGTAACCGAGGaggaaaattacaaaattgcCCCTCTCATCGCCCTCCAGGCTACGCTCTTCCCCGGCCGCGGGATCTGCATCGGGGTGAGCAATCACCACTGCCTCGGCGACGCGAGGTCTGTGTTCCGATTCGTCTCGGCCTGGGCCGAGACGAATCAAAGCGGCGGAGATGGACGGTTTTTAAACTGCTTATCGCCGCCGCTTTTTGATAGATCTGTATTTGGAGATATCAAGGGCATAAGCGACAATTTATGGAGCACTACGAGGAATATTCCCTTGACTCAGTCAAGTTTGCCTGTGCCTACTAACAGAGTCAGGGCCGCGTTCACACTCCGTCAATCCGATATTAAAAAACTCAAGGATTTTGTTATGACGAAAAAGCCTGGCCTAGTTTACATCTCTACTCTCGCTGTCTCGGTGGCGTACACGTGGAGTGCCGTGGTGAAATCCGCGGCCACAGCAGGGGAGGCGGCGGACGAGGATGGGACCGAGGTGCTCTTTTTGCCGGTGGACGGAAGGGGGCGGCTGAACGCGCTGGTCGACCCGCCGGTGCCGGTGAATTACTTCGGGAATTTCTTGGGCGCCGTGGCGGCGACGGTGGAGCATAAGAAGTTGGCGGCGGAGGAAGGATTTGTGGCGGCAGCAGAGGCGATTGCGGATATGATCAAGAACCGAGTGTATAATAAAGAGAATTTTTTGAATGATTTGGAAAATCTGTTGTCTGAGATGTTGAAATTGGCGGGGTTGAGTAAATTTGGAGTTTCCGGTTCGCCGAAGTTTGATTTCTCGAATGCGGATTTCGGATGGGGAAAGGCGAGGAGGTTCGAGTTTTTGTCAATAGATGAGGAGAAGTATTCCATGTCGTTGTGTAATTCGCCGGATTTCGAAGGCGGTTTGGTGGTCGGAATTTCGCTACCGAGAAAGAGAATGGAAGCTTTTGCGACCATTTTTGAAGATGGccttaaattttaa